One region of Carassius gibelio isolate Cgi1373 ecotype wild population from Czech Republic chromosome A1, carGib1.2-hapl.c, whole genome shotgun sequence genomic DNA includes:
- the gas6 gene encoding growth arrest-specific protein 6 has translation MREFVSSCCFVLLCIGCSTQLSVPPRQANEFLRRHRRAYQVFEETKQGHLERECVEERCSKEEAREVFENDPETEYFYPKYQACMEKFGDSEKKKQDLITCVHNIPDQCSPNPCNHYGTVRCEDKKGEFQCHCFTGWSGVKCENDVDECSSGNNKCEHDCNNTMGSYHCSCRHGYQLSGHHKCLDVDECVETPDVCGSAQCSNLKGSYDCLCEEGFLYDNITKSCVDVDECVTDVCEEECVNTPGSFRCYCDGRHGKRLGQDLRSCESISLHQSLDMKRNSRSLYLGRMFSGIPVVRLRFRRRVQTGFTAEFDLRTYDPEGVIFFAGGHLNSSWIVLVMHHGKLELQLKYGSVSRVTSSGPQVNDGQWHKISVEEQGRSLIIKIDREAVMKIAVNGDLFTMNKGLHELNLTVGGVPFRDDGLVSRVNPRLDGCMKDWHWLTGEDTPIQETIRHNERMQCYAIEDHSAFYPGHGFAYFNHSHGDNQMLSVHVTLRPASSVGVLFALVHQDRVPFSISLSDYHPGTLEWTEHVLVSFGDVVVASVPVNLCDSQTHTVNVTVFGNSSLLQVDGQLAHTELVENIDALNLTSSYSTFIGGIPDVSVVSTPVSAFYTGCMDVWVNGQLLDLDEAQHKHNDIRSHSCPLVDALQ, from the exons ATGAGAGAGTTTGTGTCGAGCTGCTGCTTCGTCCTACTGTGTATCGGCTGCTCCACACAGT TGTCCGTGCCGCCGAGGCAGGCGAACGAGTTTCTCCGCAGACACCGGAGGGCGTACCAGGTGTTCGAGGAGACCAAGCAGGGTCATCTGGAGAGGGAGTGTGTGGAGGAGAGATGCAGTAAAGAGGAGGCGAGAGAAGTGTTTGAGAATGACCCTGAGACG GAATATTTCTACCCAAAGTATCAGG CATGTATGGAGAAGTTTGGAGACTCTGAGAAGAAGAAACAGGATCTGATCACCTGCGTCCACA ACATTCCAGACCAGTGTTCCCCAAACCCCTGCAATCATTATGGGACGGTGCGCTGTGAGGACAAAAAGGGCGAATTCCAATGTCATTGTTTCACGGGATGGAGTGGCGTCAAGTGTGAGAACG ATGTAGATGAGTGCAGCAGTGGGAACAACAAATGTGAGCATGACTGTAATAACACCATGGGGAGTTACCACTGCTCCTGTCGTCACGGATACCAGCTGTCGGGTCACCACAAGTGTCTGG ATGTGGACGAGTGTGTGGAGACTCCAGATGTGTGTGGATCCGCACAATGCTCAAACCTCAAGGGCAGCTACGACTGTCTGTGTGAGGAGGGATTCCTGTATGACAACATCACCAAAAGCTGTGTAG ATGTGGACGAGTGTGTGACGGATGTGTGTGAGGAAGAGTGCGTGAACACGCCAGGAAGTTTCCGCTGCTACTGTGATGGACGGCATGGGAAGAGACTGGGACAAGATCTCAGGAGCTGTGag TCCATCAGTCTTCATCAGTCGTTGGACATGAAGAGGAACTCTCGTTCACTGTACCTCGGACGCATGTTTAGCGGGATTCCTGTGGTCCGGCTGCGCTTCCGCCGCAGGGTCCAGACCGG ATTCACGGCCGAGTTTGACCTTAGGACCTACGACCCCGAAGGTGTGATCTTCTTTGCCGGAGGCCACTTGAACAGCTCCTGGATTGTTCTGGTCATGCATCATGGGAAGCTGGAACTGCAGCTGAAATATGGATCCGTGAGTCGAGTGACCAGCAGTGGACCGCAGGTCAATGACGGCCAGTGGCataag ATATCAGTTGAGGAACAGGGGCGGAGCCTCATCATCAAGATTGACAGGGAGGCGGTGATGAAGATCGCAGTGAACGGAGATCTGTTCACCATGAATAAAGGCCTGCATGAGCTCAACCTCACGGTGGGCGGCGTCCCCTTCAGAGACGACGGCCTGGTCAGCAGG GTTAACCCTCGACTGGACGGCTGTATGAAGGACTGGCACTGGTTAACTGGTGAGGACACACCCATTCAGGAAACCATCCGGCACAACGAGCGCATGCAGTGTTACGCCATCGAGGACCACAGCGCCTTCTACCCCGGGCACGGATTCGCCTACTTCAATCACAGCCATG GGGACAATCAGATGCTCAGTGTGCATGTGACCCTGCGTCCCGCCTCTTCTGTGGGTGTCCTGTTTGCTCTGGTTCATCAGGACAGGGTCCCGTTCTCCATCTCTCTGTCGGACTATCATCCAGGAACACTTGAGTGGACcgag CACGTGCTGGTGTCATTCGGTGATGTGGTGGTAGCCAGTGTCCCAGTGAACCTGTGtgactctcaaacacacactgtcaACGTGACTGTGTTCGGGAACAGCTCCCTACTGCAGGTCGATGGACAGCTAGCTCATACAGAGCTGGTGGAGAATATAGACGCTCTCAATCTGACGTCCTCATACAGCACCTTTATAGGAGGGATTCCGG